A genomic window from Candidatus Neomarinimicrobiota bacterium includes:
- a CDS encoding von Willebrand factor type A domain-containing protein, with product MKRHSRPSLGVFRYLGFHALALCLAGCDTDNLLVISDDQGNKASAEAGVLAEGDYRGGQCSDCYPGSEQFGELTYNGFVYAAEDNLSTFGIDVDKGSYTFGRKKINEGQLPPPASVRVEEYINYFRQDYQPPPQAPFSVSVDGAPSPFRSDSLHLLRIGLQGREPAEGESQPWNLTFLVDISGSMTSRMDLVKGSLFILVDNMRDGDQISICTYAGGVRTVLTPTPLAEIGKESIKGIISELQSGGSTAMASGLQNAYNVNMSGFLHEGVNRIIVCSDGDANVGAVRHEEILELIASYVAEGITLSTLGFGQGNYNDLLMEQLADKGNGNYYYIDSLAESERLFTEELIAMMEVIAKDVKIQVEFDPYKVIRYRLIGYENRAIADEDFEDEETDAGEIGAGHRVTALYELELSNNPMGHLLTVHLRYKLPRGTADIALDVPVARSDLAETFYAASRRFQFTAAVAEYAELLRGSPYVTTTLADVESLAAQTLWGDDDRDVEFLELVRKAQTIE from the coding sequence ATGAAGCGACACTCCCGGCCATCACTTGGCGTCTTCCGGTACCTCGGCTTCCACGCCCTGGCCCTGTGTCTTGCCGGGTGTGATACCGACAATCTGCTGGTGATCTCCGATGACCAGGGAAATAAGGCCAGCGCTGAGGCAGGCGTGCTGGCCGAAGGGGATTACCGCGGAGGCCAGTGCAGCGACTGCTACCCCGGGTCGGAGCAATTCGGCGAGCTCACTTATAACGGGTTTGTTTATGCCGCAGAGGACAACCTATCCACATTCGGCATCGACGTCGACAAGGGCTCCTACACGTTCGGCCGTAAGAAGATCAATGAGGGCCAGCTGCCGCCCCCCGCGTCCGTTCGGGTGGAGGAGTACATCAACTACTTCCGGCAGGACTATCAGCCGCCCCCTCAAGCTCCTTTCTCGGTAAGCGTGGACGGCGCCCCCTCGCCGTTCAGAAGCGACAGCCTCCATCTATTGCGCATAGGGCTCCAGGGCCGAGAGCCAGCTGAAGGTGAGAGCCAGCCCTGGAACCTGACCTTCCTGGTGGATATTTCGGGCTCCATGACCAGTCGTATGGACCTGGTTAAGGGGAGCCTGTTCATCCTGGTGGACAACATGCGCGACGGAGACCAGATCTCCATCTGTACCTACGCAGGGGGCGTCCGGACGGTTCTCACGCCCACTCCCCTGGCTGAGATCGGCAAGGAAAGCATCAAAGGCATCATTTCCGAGCTCCAGTCGGGGGGCAGTACGGCCATGGCCTCCGGCCTACAGAACGCCTATAACGTCAACATGTCGGGCTTTCTCCATGAGGGGGTCAACCGCATCATCGTTTGCTCCGACGGCGACGCAAATGTAGGCGCTGTCCGCCATGAAGAAATACTGGAACTGATCGCCTCCTACGTGGCGGAGGGGATCACGCTTTCCACGCTGGGCTTCGGGCAAGGGAACTACAATGATCTGCTCATGGAGCAGCTGGCCGACAAGGGCAACGGGAACTACTACTATATTGACTCGCTGGCCGAATCAGAGCGCCTGTTCACCGAGGAGCTCATCGCCATGATGGAGGTGATCGCCAAGGATGTGAAGATTCAGGTGGAGTTCGATCCCTATAAGGTCATCCGCTATCGCCTCATCGGCTACGAGAACCGCGCGATCGCCGACGAAGATTTTGAAGATGAGGAGACCGATGCAGGGGAGATCGGCGCCGGCCATCGCGTCACCGCCCTGTACGAGCTGGAACTGTCCAACAACCCCATGGGCCATCTGCTGACGGTCCATTTGCGGTATAAACTCCCCAGGGGCACGGCGGACATCGCCCTGGACGTTCCGGTTGCACGTTCCGATCTTGCCGAAACGTTTTACGCCGCCAGCAGGCGGTTTCAATTCACCGCGGCGGTGGCCGAATACGCGGAACTGCTCCGCGGAAGCCCGTATGTAACCACGACCCTCGCGGATGTGGAAAGCCTCGCCGCGCAGACCCTCTGGGGCGACGATGACCGCGATGTGGAATTCCTGGAGCTGGTCCGCAAGGCGCAGACGATCGAATGA